A single window of Geoanaerobacter pelophilus DNA harbors:
- a CDS encoding sensor histidine kinase: MTAPAQPATSQQDSAPQFATIQDKLAGGSVWGYIAIALLCSAITWFMLFRYFTFPLRRLRKVTQQLAGGDLSARVGEGLVHRKDYVADLARDVDRMAERIESLVGAHQRLIRDVSHELRSPLARLNVALELARQSAGPEHSAPFDRIERESERLNELIGQLLMLTRLESDSSMSQREDIDIADLIRDVAHDVDFEAQSTNRRVVARTTDTMTLSGNRELLRQALENLVRNAARYTEENTEVEISLRKKESGGRCWAHIEVRDHGPGVPETVLYDIFRPFYRVSDSRERQSGGTGVGLAISDRAVRLHGGSLRAFNAAGGGLIMEMELPLK, translated from the coding sequence GTGACCGCTCCCGCACAACCGGCGACATCACAGCAAGACTCTGCACCACAATTCGCTACGATCCAAGACAAGTTAGCTGGCGGCAGCGTTTGGGGGTATATTGCTATTGCCCTTCTCTGCTCCGCGATCACTTGGTTTATGCTTTTTCGCTATTTTACTTTTCCTCTCAGGCGCCTGCGCAAGGTTACCCAGCAGCTTGCCGGTGGTGACCTCTCGGCGCGAGTCGGTGAAGGGTTGGTACACCGTAAGGATTATGTGGCCGATCTCGCCCGGGATGTAGACCGTATGGCTGAAAGAATAGAAAGTTTGGTCGGTGCGCATCAAAGGCTGATCAGGGATGTATCCCACGAATTGCGCTCACCTCTTGCCAGGCTCAATGTGGCCCTTGAACTCGCCAGGCAGTCTGCCGGACCTGAACATTCTGCCCCTTTTGATCGCATAGAGCGCGAGTCAGAACGCCTCAACGAATTGATCGGCCAGTTGCTGATGCTTACCCGGCTTGAAAGCGACAGCAGTATGAGCCAGCGCGAGGATATTGATATCGCAGACCTGATTAGGGATGTCGCCCATGACGTGGACTTTGAGGCTCAAAGCACAAATCGTCGGGTTGTAGCCAGGACAACAGACACAATGACCTTGAGCGGCAACAGGGAACTTCTCCGCCAAGCTCTGGAAAACCTGGTACGGAATGCCGCTCGCTACACGGAAGAAAATACGGAAGTTGAGATTTCACTGCGCAAAAAGGAATCGGGGGGGCGTTGCTGGGCCCACATAGAAGTAAGGGATCACGGCCCGGGTGTGCCGGAAACGGTGCTGTACGATATTTTCCGACCCTTCTACCGGGTCAGCGACTCACGCGAACGTCAAAGCGGTGGAACCGGCGTCGGTTTGGCAATCTCAGACCGAGCGGTACGGTTGCACGGGGGAAGT